A window of the Catenulispora sp. GP43 genome harbors these coding sequences:
- a CDS encoding cell wall-binding repeat-containing protein encodes MSDSVLRRPLALTATLATSVAAAAGLIAPVANATTASPNGTANLTVSGGSTTAPSATSTVAGTKYALGFAPKAQNLAWAPTGARAAWIDPATNAVVAGVPGGASEVIAPAPGAGIVRSHPAWIDGGSKVVWSETVPGKNSVLNWAYGSGIQGAYGSGVAGGGGAPTVQTLQNVAGSDLYHPDSVGSLLVYQVNTSGKAPQIYLWNRATGAAPVAIATGWSPSISADGTHVAFVANTASPAGTNVYTVALSNPAGTLTQVTAGGGGFDNPAWTPSGNGLVFEQLDGTGKDVDTLSVPATAVKSAAYTEVVPGTKITGQPAFRPDVQDSVTRIAGTDRLGTAIKVSQSHWSSAGVANSPGAAAKAVVLTRSDQFADALGGSALAAKVGGPLLLTQTAGLDPAVKAEIQRVLGPGDGVKTVYVLGGIQALSPNVQNALTALHYKVQRVSGGDRFETAVAIANTVTGPGVAPDYILVATGENFPDALSAGAAAGAIDAHQGKNAVVLLTDNTVMPKPTIQYLAPLLGRTNLNTDHSRPANFIELDSIGGQASAALGSHWIPAGSQGGSFLGLWGTDRYQTSAFVARYFFGSANSAGLATGMNWADALSGGAEMGTEDGPLLLVDPKAGVPAGAAQWLNQDAGQFNRAEIFGGNAAVPGSVDKVVGSLIAGTGGVAYSSNPVG; translated from the coding sequence ATGTCTGACTCTGTTTTGCGCCGGCCGCTGGCGCTGACCGCAACGCTGGCCACCTCGGTGGCCGCCGCGGCCGGGCTCATCGCCCCGGTGGCGAACGCCACCACGGCGAGCCCGAACGGCACCGCGAACCTGACGGTCTCCGGGGGCAGCACCACGGCGCCCTCAGCGACCAGCACCGTCGCCGGCACCAAGTACGCACTCGGGTTCGCCCCGAAGGCGCAGAATCTCGCGTGGGCGCCGACCGGCGCCCGGGCCGCGTGGATCGACCCGGCGACCAACGCGGTCGTGGCCGGGGTTCCGGGCGGCGCGTCCGAGGTCATCGCCCCCGCGCCGGGCGCCGGCATCGTCCGCTCGCACCCGGCGTGGATCGACGGCGGATCCAAGGTGGTCTGGTCGGAGACAGTCCCCGGCAAGAACTCCGTCCTGAACTGGGCCTACGGCAGCGGCATCCAGGGCGCCTACGGCAGCGGCGTGGCGGGCGGCGGCGGAGCGCCGACCGTCCAGACCCTGCAGAATGTGGCGGGCAGCGACCTTTACCACCCCGACTCGGTGGGCTCGCTGCTGGTGTACCAGGTGAACACGTCCGGCAAGGCGCCCCAGATCTACCTGTGGAACCGGGCGACCGGCGCGGCGCCGGTGGCGATCGCGACCGGCTGGAGCCCCTCGATCTCGGCCGACGGCACGCATGTCGCGTTCGTCGCCAACACCGCGAGCCCGGCCGGCACCAACGTCTACACGGTCGCCCTGAGCAACCCGGCCGGCACCCTGACCCAGGTCACGGCAGGCGGCGGCGGCTTCGACAACCCGGCGTGGACGCCGAGCGGCAACGGTCTGGTCTTCGAGCAGCTCGACGGCACCGGCAAGGACGTCGACACCCTGTCGGTCCCGGCCACGGCCGTGAAGAGCGCCGCGTACACCGAGGTCGTCCCGGGCACCAAGATCACCGGCCAGCCGGCGTTCCGGCCCGACGTCCAGGACAGCGTGACCCGCATCGCCGGCACCGACCGTCTGGGCACCGCCATCAAGGTCTCCCAGTCGCACTGGTCCTCCGCGGGCGTCGCGAACTCCCCGGGTGCCGCGGCCAAGGCGGTCGTGCTCACCCGCTCCGACCAGTTCGCCGACGCCCTCGGCGGCTCGGCGCTGGCCGCGAAGGTCGGCGGCCCGCTGCTGCTGACCCAGACCGCTGGGCTGGACCCGGCGGTGAAGGCCGAGATCCAGCGGGTGCTGGGCCCCGGCGACGGTGTGAAGACCGTCTACGTGCTCGGCGGAATCCAGGCGCTGTCCCCGAACGTGCAGAACGCGCTGACCGCACTGCACTACAAGGTGCAGCGGGTCTCCGGCGGCGACCGGTTCGAGACCGCGGTGGCCATCGCGAACACCGTCACCGGCCCCGGCGTCGCCCCGGACTACATCCTGGTGGCCACCGGCGAGAACTTCCCCGACGCGCTGTCGGCCGGCGCCGCGGCCGGCGCGATCGACGCGCACCAGGGCAAGAACGCGGTCGTGCTGCTGACCGACAACACCGTGATGCCGAAGCCGACGATCCAGTACCTGGCCCCGCTGCTCGGCAGGACCAACCTGAACACGGATCACTCGCGGCCGGCGAACTTCATCGAGCTGGACAGCATCGGCGGGCAGGCCTCGGCCGCGCTGGGGTCGCACTGGATCCCCGCGGGTTCGCAGGGCGGCTCGTTCCTTGGCCTGTGGGGCACGGACCGGTACCAGACTTCGGCCTTCGTCGCCCGGTACTTCTTCGGCTCGGCGAACTCCGCGGGCCTGGCCACCGGGATGAACTGGGCCGACGCGCTGTCCGGCGGCGCCGAGATGGGCACCGAGGACGGCCCGCTGCTGCTGGTGGACCCGAAGGCCGGGGTGCCGGCCGGCGCGGCCCAGTGGCTGAACCAGGACGCCGGCCAGTTCAACCGCGCCGAGATCTTCGGTGGAAACGCCGCGGTCCCCGGAAGCGTCGACAAGGTTGTGGGCAGCCTGATCGCCGGGACCGGCGGCGTCGCCTACTCGTCCAACCCGGTGGGCTGA
- a CDS encoding glycoside hydrolase domain-containing protein produces MFHRWPKRVTAAVCAAALAMAGLATWLLTATASPPVPQAVPSTVYSGAGFDPCWAPDNASMDAWLQSPYRAVGIYIGGLRYAPGCKAQNTANLTKEWVGRQAAMGWRFLPLYVGSQAQYKDGSGNYQSDFTTLTTATAFQLGSSEADDAANQARALNFPPASVVYDDMENYDSSYTQLVIAYSQGWTQELHRNGFRAGWYSSSSTGIKDQSAAYGASSPDVIDIAAWDNQNTTDDPNVKPSQWANHQRVHQTQGGHDETYGGVTINIDTDWFDVGQASRGTVERLAGFDRDITAVLASIRTFDCHGCANAGRDQAKAAVLSRDDTFADALGGSALAAQADGPLLLTGSKAMNPSTMKELHRILTPGSTVYLLGGTQALSPAVENAIAANGFVPRRVAGPDRFATAVSIAHTISPNGPPSSVLVATGTDFPDALAAGAAAGALGISAQSATPPSAGAVVVLSNAGVLPPATKAYLSGLDPNVTRMYGIGGKAVAAVHASFPSWHDWTTFTPLFGADRYGTAAAVAARFSYLPTSVVVASGMNWPDALSGGAMAAHRAVPLLLTDPKVLPGPTGYYLGAKSNPITTATLVGGTAAISPAAATALGNSFSYPGQWDLVTIN; encoded by the coding sequence TTGTTTCATCGGTGGCCCAAGCGGGTCACGGCGGCGGTCTGTGCGGCCGCCCTGGCCATGGCCGGGCTGGCCACCTGGCTACTCACCGCGACCGCGAGCCCGCCGGTGCCGCAGGCGGTCCCCAGCACGGTGTACTCCGGCGCCGGCTTCGATCCCTGCTGGGCCCCGGACAACGCCTCCATGGACGCCTGGCTCCAGTCGCCGTACCGGGCCGTCGGCATCTACATCGGGGGCCTGCGATACGCGCCGGGCTGCAAGGCGCAGAACACCGCGAACCTCACCAAGGAATGGGTGGGCCGGCAGGCCGCGATGGGCTGGCGCTTCCTGCCGCTGTACGTGGGCAGCCAGGCGCAGTACAAGGACGGCAGCGGCAACTACCAGAGCGACTTCACGACGCTCACCACCGCCACCGCCTTCCAGCTGGGCTCCTCCGAGGCCGACGACGCCGCGAACCAGGCCCGCGCCCTGAACTTCCCGCCGGCCTCGGTCGTCTACGACGACATGGAGAACTACGACTCCAGCTACACCCAGCTGGTCATCGCCTACTCGCAGGGCTGGACCCAGGAACTGCACCGCAACGGCTTCCGCGCCGGCTGGTACTCCAGCTCCAGCACCGGGATCAAGGACCAGTCCGCCGCGTACGGCGCCAGCTCCCCCGACGTCATCGACATCGCGGCCTGGGACAACCAGAACACCACCGACGACCCCAACGTGAAGCCCTCGCAGTGGGCGAACCACCAGCGCGTGCACCAGACGCAGGGCGGCCACGACGAGACCTACGGCGGGGTCACCATCAACATCGACACCGACTGGTTCGACGTCGGCCAGGCCAGCCGGGGCACGGTCGAGCGGCTGGCCGGGTTCGACCGCGACATCACCGCCGTCCTGGCCAGCATCCGCACCTTCGACTGCCACGGCTGCGCCAACGCCGGACGCGACCAGGCCAAGGCCGCGGTGCTCAGCCGCGACGACACCTTCGCCGACGCGCTCGGCGGTTCGGCGCTGGCCGCGCAGGCCGACGGACCGCTGCTGCTGACCGGGTCCAAGGCGATGAACCCGAGCACGATGAAGGAGCTCCACAGGATCCTGACACCGGGGTCGACCGTGTACCTGCTCGGCGGGACGCAGGCGTTGTCCCCAGCTGTGGAGAACGCCATCGCCGCCAACGGATTCGTCCCGCGCCGCGTCGCCGGGCCGGACCGCTTCGCCACCGCGGTGAGCATCGCGCACACCATCTCGCCGAACGGGCCGCCCTCCAGCGTGCTGGTGGCCACCGGGACCGACTTCCCCGACGCGCTGGCGGCCGGAGCGGCGGCCGGAGCACTCGGCATCTCCGCGCAGAGCGCGACGCCGCCCAGCGCCGGAGCGGTGGTCGTGCTCAGCAACGCCGGGGTCCTGCCGCCGGCGACCAAGGCCTACCTGTCCGGCCTGGACCCGAACGTGACGAGGATGTACGGGATCGGCGGCAAGGCGGTGGCCGCGGTGCACGCCTCGTTCCCCTCCTGGCACGACTGGACGACCTTCACCCCGCTGTTCGGCGCGGACCGCTACGGCACCGCGGCGGCTGTCGCCGCCCGGTTCTCCTACCTGCCGACCTCGGTGGTCGTGGCCTCCGGCATGAACTGGCCGGACGCGCTGTCCGGCGGCGCGATGGCCGCGCACCGCGCCGTCCCGCTGCTGCTGACCGATCCGAAGGTGCTCCCCGGCCCGACCGGCTACTACCTCGGCGCGAAGAGCAACCCGATCACCACCGCCACCCTGGTCGGCGGCACGGCGGCGATCTCGCCGGCGGCCGCCACGGCGCTGGGCAACAGCTTCAGCTACCCGGGGCAGTGGGACCTGGTGACCATCAACTGA